One part of the Blastocatellia bacterium genome encodes these proteins:
- a CDS encoding helix-turn-helix domain-containing protein, which yields VSQGAMQTLVTYSWPGNVRELRSAIEMAAARCSGPVIRVTDLPEHITGSKPSEPTPLSLTPAPLSLDKKQQARRQHVLEALHRTYGNRAAAARLLGVSRGTLYRWIDELKISDGEV from the coding sequence GGTGAGTCAGGGGGCGATGCAAACGCTGGTGACTTACTCCTGGCCTGGGAATGTGCGCGAGCTTAGGAGCGCCATCGAAATGGCTGCCGCCCGCTGCTCGGGTCCCGTCATCAGGGTGACTGACCTGCCAGAACACATCACCGGATCAAAGCCCTCGGAACCTACGCCGCTGTCTTTGACTCCGGCGCCACTCAGCCTCGACAAGAAGCAGCAAGCCCGGCGCCAGCACGTGCTGGAAGCCTTGCACCGAACCTACGGCAACCGTGCGGCTGCCGCCCGTCTGTTAGGTGTGAGCCGTGGCACGCTCTATCGCTGGATTGATGAACTGAAAATCAGCGACGGCGAAGTGTGA
- a CDS encoding ATP-binding protein, translating into MIDRPAYLQQLSIAVKRSPVTALLGPRQVGKTTLARMFAEGKQATHFDLESQPDRQRLQNPELMLGSLEGLVVLDEIQAMPGLFNVLRVLVDRPERRARFLILGSASPDIVRNISETLAGRVEFIELSGFDLRETGAEALETLWLRGGFPRSFLAASDEDSVAWREGFIRTFLERDIPQLGITIAAPAMRRFWTMLAHYHGQTWNASQVGRSMSLSDKTVRAYLDILTATFMIRQLQPWYENISKRQVKAPKVYFRDSGLLHSLLSLPDRHSLLAHPRVGASWEGFALEQVLQIIKPTEAFFWATHSGAELDLFFLHRGRRYAVEVKFSEAPTATRSMQTALHDLRLEHLWIIYPGQHRYAVHERITVWPLRDVTNLPAQMA; encoded by the coding sequence ATGATTGATCGTCCCGCTTATCTGCAACAGCTTTCAATTGCCGTGAAGCGTTCGCCAGTGACTGCACTGCTTGGACCCCGTCAAGTGGGCAAGACCACGTTGGCCCGGATGTTCGCCGAAGGCAAACAGGCCACCCATTTTGATCTCGAATCACAACCGGACCGGCAGCGCCTCCAGAATCCTGAGCTGATGCTGGGGTCACTGGAGGGGCTGGTCGTGTTAGACGAGATCCAAGCGATGCCCGGACTATTCAATGTTCTGCGTGTGCTGGTTGATCGTCCGGAGCGCCGAGCGCGATTCCTCATCTTGGGCAGCGCCTCGCCTGACATTGTCAGGAACATCTCCGAAACTCTGGCTGGGCGGGTCGAGTTCATTGAACTGTCCGGCTTCGATCTGCGAGAGACCGGCGCTGAGGCCCTGGAAACGCTCTGGCTTCGTGGTGGATTTCCCCGATCTTTTCTGGCCGCCTCCGACGAAGACAGCGTGGCGTGGCGTGAGGGGTTTATCCGGACGTTCCTGGAGCGGGATATACCGCAACTGGGCATCACGATTGCGGCGCCGGCCATGCGACGGTTTTGGACAATGCTGGCTCATTATCACGGGCAAACCTGGAATGCGTCCCAGGTGGGCCGGTCCATGAGCCTTTCAGACAAGACGGTGCGAGCTTATCTAGACATTCTGACGGCCACCTTTATGATCCGGCAGCTTCAGCCCTGGTATGAAAATATCAGCAAGCGGCAGGTCAAAGCGCCCAAGGTCTATTTTCGTGATTCGGGGCTGCTGCACAGTCTGTTGAGCTTGCCAGACCGGCACAGCCTCTTAGCCCATCCGCGCGTGGGCGCGTCCTGGGAGGGGTTTGCCCTGGAGCAAGTGCTCCAGATCATCAAGCCGACAGAAGCGTTTTTCTGGGCCACCCACAGCGGGGCTGAGCTTGATCTTTTCTTCCTTCATCGGGGTCGGCGATATGCCGTTGAAGTCAAATTCAGCGAAGCGCCCACAGCCACCCGGTCCATGCAAACAGCCCTGCACGATCTGCGTTTGGAACACTTGTGGATCATCTATCCAGGGCAGCACCGATATGCCGTGCATGAGCGGATCACCGTTTGGCCGCTGAGAGATGTAACTAACTTGCCGGCACAGATGGCTTGA
- a CDS encoding ankyrin repeat domain-containing protein, whose protein sequence is MIHPLLKAAAEGDTRMVQMLIEQGMNIEVRGPDGWTALMYATVGGHLETTKLLLERGANVNARDAQGWTPLMKACLWGGVELVAVLLEQGADVQARDAQDWTALSIAQAQGHQEIVDLLRAAQHQ, encoded by the coding sequence ATGATCCATCCACTTTTGAAGGCGGCCGCTGAGGGCGACACCCGGATGGTACAGATGTTGATCGAGCAGGGCATGAACATTGAGGTGAGAGGCCCCGACGGATGGACGGCCTTGATGTATGCCACTGTAGGCGGTCACTTGGAGACGACGAAGCTGCTGCTTGAACGAGGAGCTAACGTCAACGCGCGAGATGCTCAGGGCTGGACGCCGTTGATGAAAGCTTGCTTGTGGGGTGGCGTTGAGCTGGTCGCTGTGCTGCTGGAACAGGGGGCCGATGTGCAAGCGCGAGACGCCCAGGACTGGACGGCACTGAGCATCGCTCAAGCTCAAGGGCATCAGGAGATTGTTGACTTGCTCCGGGCCGCTCAGCACCAATGA
- a CDS encoding CSLREA domain-containing protein gives MKKSFTGPNWKKGSGNSPSAISHSSWPWYGRATAVVLLIWLLPIPPMPVVHAATFTVNTLDDTNDGSCNATHCSLREAINAANGTSADDTITFSVSGTITLSSTLPNIVSAGTAGKLTIDGVGRSITVSGNNSVRVFFVNSDADLTLKNLTVANGRAVSGSGIHNDGRVTIQNSTLSGNSATNDGGSISNLGTATIQNTALSSNSASYGGAISNARTLTIIDSTISANSAAGFGGTGGGIYNYNRGTVMITNSTISNNTAAGVVLGNPYGSGGGISSDRGTVTIQNSMLSGNWARDDGGAILNNPASSMMIKNSTISDNSTSIGGAIENRGTMTIASSLFSGNSATNTGGVIHNIINRLTITNSTFSDNSAVNSGGVISHTSGTVSIINSTLSGNSAGLGGGIRYSATVNIKNSIVGNSPTGGDCSAAGGTLNVDGTNFDTSGSCPGFTQVTSMQLNLGPLADNGGPTQTHALLPGSVAIDAVSDCTDLQSPTPQQVTTDQRGVRRPLDGDADGTPECDVGAYEAPCPSDLFPPILTCPPNRTVQAGASCVASVSVGRATAIDNCTASPTVVGTRSDGMALTAPYPLGVTNITWAATDTAGNRSTCTQTITVTNAAPTANAGPDQVLPHATAGVPTTVILDGAASSDPNPAQVLSFEWTQTGGPLVSLASANTATPSFVAPCPVSSVVLTFQLKVTDSCGVMSTDNVAVTVTNAAPTANAGPDQVLPHATAGVPTTVMLDGAASNDPEGQPLSFQWTQTAGTPVTLNRANTARPTFVAPCPVSSVVLTFQLKVTDSCGVMSTDNVAVTVTNAAPTANAGPDQIVDEGMLVTLTGTGSDANGDNLTFQWTQTGGPTVVINNANTATATFTAPEVGTLECVALTFQLKVTDSCGAMATSTVVVRVQDTLVLQDDATPSKCVVIRRDCGPTNTGTYCMKVGGMTFTGPLTVTQQGNTVNAQSTAADPNVAQGSIDLGRCRGNFRLTIPRNNPTVTHTIVSNVNACDDVCACP, from the coding sequence ATGAAGAAGTCTTTCACTGGACCCAACTGGAAAAAAGGAAGTGGGAATTCACCATCGGCCATCAGCCACAGCTCATGGCCGTGGTACGGGCGTGCTACTGCGGTCGTGCTACTGATCTGGCTGCTGCCGATACCGCCGATGCCGGTTGTGCACGCGGCCACGTTCACCGTCAACACCCTGGATGATACTAATGATGGAAGCTGTAATGCCACGCACTGCTCCCTGCGCGAGGCGATCAACGCGGCTAATGGGACGAGTGCCGACGACACGATCACCTTCAGCGTGAGCGGGACGATTACACTCAGCTCTACCCTGCCCAACATCGTGAGCGCGGGCACGGCAGGCAAGTTGACGATAGACGGCGTTGGGCGAAGCATCACCGTCAGCGGGAACAACAGCGTGCGCGTGTTCTTTGTGAATTCCGACGCAGACCTGACGTTGAAGAACCTCACGGTCGCAAACGGGCGGGCCGTATCCGGCAGCGGCATCCATAACGACGGCAGGGTGACGATCCAGAACAGCACGCTGTCGGGCAACTCGGCTACTAATGACGGCGGCAGCATCTCGAACCTCGGCACAGCAACGATCCAGAACACCGCGCTCTCAAGCAACTCGGCCAGCTATGGCGGCGCTATTTCCAACGCTCGTACGCTCACGATCATTGACAGCACGATTTCAGCCAACTCGGCCGCCGGCTTCGGTGGCACGGGCGGCGGCATCTACAACTACAATAGGGGCACGGTGATGATCACCAACAGCACGATCTCGAACAACACAGCTGCGGGCGTAGTCCTTGGCAACCCCTATGGCTCCGGCGGCGGCATTAGCAGCGACCGCGGTACGGTGACGATCCAGAACAGTATGCTGTCGGGTAACTGGGCCCGCGACGATGGCGGTGCCATCTTAAATAACCCCGCCAGTAGCATGATGATCAAGAACAGCACGATTTCGGACAACTCAACTAGCATAGGCGGCGCGATCGAGAATCGAGGCACGATGACCATCGCCAGCAGCTTGTTCTCGGGCAATTCGGCCACCAACACCGGTGGCGTCATCCACAACATTATTAACAGGCTGACCATCACGAACAGCACGTTCTCGGACAACTCGGCGGTCAATAGCGGGGGCGTCATCAGCCACACCAGCGGCACGGTCTCGATCATCAACAGCACGCTCTCAGGCAACTCCGCCGGCCTCGGCGGCGGCATCCGTTACAGCGCCACCGTCAACATCAAAAACTCGATTGTGGGCAACAGCCCAACGGGCGGCGATTGTTCCGCTGCTGGTGGCACCCTTAACGTTGATGGCACCAACTTCGACACCAGTGGCTCCTGTCCTGGCTTCACTCAGGTGACCTCGATGCAACTGAACCTCGGCCCGCTGGCTGATAACGGTGGCCCGACGCAGACGCACGCCTTGCTCCCCGGCAGCGTGGCCATCGATGCCGTCAGCGATTGCACCGATTTGCAGAGTCCGACCCCGCAGCAGGTCACGACCGACCAACGCGGCGTGAGGCGACCGCTCGATGGCGACGCCGACGGCACGCCGGAGTGTGATGTGGGCGCGTACGAAGCGCCGTGCCCCAGCGATCTCTTCCCGCCCATACTCACCTGTCCACCGAACCGGACGGTGCAGGCTGGAGCCAGCTGTGTGGCCAGCGTCAGTGTGGGCAGGGCCACGGCCATAGACAATTGCACAGCTTCGCCAACCGTCGTGGGCACGCGCAGCGATGGCATGGCGTTGACGGCGCCATATCCGCTCGGTGTGACCAACATTACCTGGGCCGCCACCGACACAGCAGGCAACCGGAGCACCTGCACGCAAACCATCACCGTGACGAACGCCGCGCCGACGGCCAATGCCGGGCCGGATCAGGTGTTGCCACACGCCACTGCTGGCGTGCCCACGACGGTCATACTCGACGGCGCGGCCAGCAGCGATCCCAATCCGGCCCAGGTGCTGTCCTTTGAGTGGACGCAGACGGGCGGGCCACTGGTCTCACTCGCGAGTGCCAACACCGCCACGCCGAGCTTCGTGGCTCCCTGTCCGGTGAGCAGCGTGGTGTTGACATTCCAGTTGAAAGTGACCGACTCGTGCGGCGTAATGAGTACCGACAACGTGGCGGTGACCGTGACCAACGCCGCGCCGACAGCCAATGCCGGGCCGGATCAGGTGTTGCCACACGCCACTGCTGGCGTGCCGACGACGGTCATGCTTGACGGCGCGGCCAGCAACGATCCCGAAGGCCAACCGCTTTCCTTCCAGTGGACGCAAACGGCCGGCACACCGGTGACGTTAAACAGAGCTAACACGGCCAGGCCAACTTTCGTGGCTCCCTGTCCGGTGAGCAGCGTGGTGTTGACATTCCAGTTGAAAGTGACCGACTCGTGCGGCGTAATGAGTACCGACAACGTGGCGGTGACCGTGACCAACGCCGCGCCGACAGCCAATGCCGGGCCGGATCAAATCGTGGATGAAGGCATGCTCGTGACGCTCACCGGCACAGGCAGTGATGCCAACGGCGACAACCTCACGTTCCAGTGGACGCAGACGGGCGGGCCGACTGTGGTGATCAACAATGCCAACACAGCGACGGCTACGTTCACAGCGCCGGAAGTGGGAACGTTGGAATGTGTGGCGCTGACGTTCCAACTGAAAGTGACCGACTCGTGCGGTGCGATGGCCACGTCAACCGTGGTGGTGCGAGTGCAAGACACGTTGGTGCTGCAAGACGACGCAACGCCGAGCAAGTGCGTGGTGATCCGGCGTGATTGTGGACCAACGAACACCGGGACGTACTGCATGAAGGTTGGCGGGATGACGTTCACCGGGCCGTTGACAGTCACGCAGCAAGGCAACACGGTGAACGCGCAGAGCACGGCGGCCGACCCGAACGTGGCGCAAGGGAGCATTGATCTTGGGCGCTGCCGCGGGAACTTCCGGCTGACGATCCCGCGCAACAACCCGACGGTGACGCACACAATTGTGTCGAACGTGAATGCGTGCGACGACGTGTGTGCATGTCCGTAG